A stretch of Bacillus pseudomycoides DNA encodes these proteins:
- the potA gene encoding spermidine/putrescine ABC transporter ATP-binding protein PotA yields MKKIIKVEAVEKHFGGQVIIPPLSLDIKEGEFLTILGPSGCGKTTLLRMIAGFETPTKGNLLLDEERINDLPPYKRHMNLVFQHYALFPHMTVEKNICFGMKMQKVSVAEQTERAEEAMRLTQLLEFRNRKPAKLSGGQQQRVAIARAIVNNPRVLLLDEPLGALDFKLRKDLQRELKNLQRNLGITFIYVTHDQEEAMSMSDRIVVMNKGHIEQIGTPKEIYNEPKTLFVATFIGENNIIKNGENYVAVRPENVKVRSVEQPILKEYHLGHIEDIEFVGNMEKLYVRDEKTSELLMAYQTAEEAAQWSIGDNVYVGWEQEDEVTLN; encoded by the coding sequence ATGAAAAAGATTATTAAAGTTGAAGCGGTAGAAAAACATTTTGGAGGTCAAGTGATTATTCCACCTCTTTCTTTAGATATTAAAGAAGGAGAATTTTTAACAATTCTTGGACCAAGTGGATGTGGTAAAACCACTTTACTTCGCATGATTGCAGGCTTTGAAACTCCTACAAAAGGTAACCTCTTACTCGATGAGGAGAGAATCAATGATTTACCACCTTATAAGCGTCATATGAACTTAGTGTTCCAGCATTATGCATTGTTTCCACATATGACAGTTGAGAAAAATATTTGTTTCGGTATGAAGATGCAAAAAGTGTCAGTAGCGGAACAAACAGAGCGTGCGGAAGAAGCGATGCGTTTAACACAGCTTCTTGAATTCCGTAATCGTAAACCTGCAAAACTTTCCGGTGGACAACAACAGCGTGTTGCAATTGCAAGAGCAATCGTAAATAATCCGCGTGTGTTATTACTAGATGAACCACTTGGAGCACTTGACTTTAAGTTACGTAAAGATTTACAGCGTGAATTGAAGAATTTGCAGCGTAATTTAGGAATTACGTTCATTTATGTAACGCACGATCAAGAAGAGGCAATGAGTATGAGTGATCGTATTGTCGTTATGAATAAAGGGCACATCGAGCAAATTGGAACGCCTAAGGAAATTTATAATGAGCCGAAGACATTGTTTGTTGCGACATTTATTGGTGAAAATAATATTATTAAAAATGGGGAAAACTATGTAGCAGTTCGCCCTGAAAATGTGAAAGTACGTTCGGTTGAGCAACCGATTTTAAAAGAATACCATCTTGGACATATTGAAGATATCGAATTTGTTGGAAATATGGAGAAGCTGTATGTACGTGATGAAAAAACATCAGAATTATTAATGGCATACCAAACTGCAGAAGAAGCAGCGCAGTGGAGTATTGGAGATAATGTATACGTAGGCTGGGAGCAAGAGGATGAGGTGACCTTAAATTGA